Genomic DNA from Acidimicrobiales bacterium:
TGCGCCTCGTACGCGTCGGCCGGAAACTCGGTTCCGGTCGCGGCACGCAGCAGCATCAGATAGACCTCGTGACTGCGCACGATGTCGAGATCGGGGCGAGCGTCGGCGTCGACCTGCACGCCGAGTGCGGCCAACGCCTCGACCGTGGCTGCAAGCTGCTCGGTCAGCTCGGTGTCCTGAACGACGCACGGGCTCTCGAGCATGACAGCCACACGCCACTGGTCGGGACGCTCACGGCGCGAGGCGGGAAGGTCGAGCTTCCACGCCCTCGAGTCGAGCCGGTCGGCACCGGCAACGATGTCGAGACCGAGCGTCAGGTCGGACGCGTAGCGAGCCATCGGGCCGCCGACGCCGATGTCGATCTCGGCCGGGTTCCCCGGGCTGCCGTGCCCGGCGATCGGCACCAAGCCATAGGTCGGCTTGTGACCGAACACGCCGCAGTAGTGGGCGGGGTTGCGGATCGAGGCGCCGATGTCGCTCCCGAGCTCCAAGGCCGTGAGGCCGGCGGCGAGGCCCGCAGCGGCACCGCCCGACGAGCCGCCCGGGATGAGCTCGTGGTTCCACGGATTGGAGGTGGTTCCGTACACAGGGTTGAAGGTCTGCCAGTCGGCCATCGACACGGGCAGGTTGGTCTTGCCGTAGATGATCGCTCCGGCATCGAGAAGTCGCTGGACCGGCTCGGCGTTTGCGCTCGGACGCCAGTCGACGAGTTCGGGATGACCCGAGGTCGACGGGGAACCGACCCAATCCCACGCCTCCTTGATGGTCATGGGGACGCCGTGGAGCGGCCCCCACGACTCGCCGCGGGCGGTTGCGGCGTCAGCGTCGATCGCCCGCTGCTTGGCGACCTCGATCTGCGTGAACACCACGGCGTTGATGGCCGGGTTGTGCCGCTCGTATCGGTCGAGCGTTGCGGCCAGCAGCTCCGATGCCGAGATCTCCCCCGCCGCCACCGCCGCGGCCTGGTCACCGGCGCTTCGCAATGTCAGATCCATCCGCCGATTCTTGCGGCGATCTGGC
This window encodes:
- a CDS encoding amidase; translated protein: MDLTLRSAGDQAAAVAAGEISASELLAATLDRYERHNPAINAVVFTQIEVAKQRAIDADAATARGESWGPLHGVPMTIKEAWDWVGSPSTSGHPELVDWRPSANAEPVQRLLDAGAIIYGKTNLPVSMADWQTFNPVYGTTSNPWNHELIPGGSSGGAAAGLAAGLTALELGSDIGASIRNPAHYCGVFGHKPTYGLVPIAGHGSPGNPAEIDIGVGGPMARYASDLTLGLDIVAGADRLDSRAWKLDLPASRRERPDQWRVAVMLESPCVVQDTELTEQLAATVEALAALGVQVDADARPDLDIVRSHEVYLMLLRAATGTEFPADAYEAQRPHADRYDAGDRDYRAVAGKAVTLSHWEWSAYHREREAERLVWDAFFDEYDLLLCPTAASAAYPHDQAGERADRTIPVNGGQESTIDQLFWAGWSCGVYLPGTVAPAGLTASGLPCGLQIVAGHLRDRESIAFAAMMERELGGYQIPPGYA